One Antiquaquibacter oligotrophicus genomic region harbors:
- a CDS encoding class F sortase has product MMKPLALAVAALLLLAGCSAPSIAEGPSIPSTATPTPAPTREGEPIGTQSAALSSVRVAVPPTRVQAPSAGIDVTVVPVGVQPDGFMELPPDVSIAGWYRFGSDPGSEAGTTVISAHVDSLEYGLGPFSALRSLAGGTVISVTSSDGSVRDYVVESVQSLAKDDLPVDHVFDREGSPRLVLITCGGQFDREQLRYSDNIMVTAVPVP; this is encoded by the coding sequence ATGATGAAGCCACTCGCGCTTGCCGTCGCGGCCCTCCTCCTGCTCGCGGGATGCTCGGCGCCCTCCATTGCGGAGGGGCCGAGCATCCCGTCGACGGCCACACCGACTCCTGCGCCGACGCGCGAGGGTGAACCGATCGGCACGCAGAGCGCCGCTCTCTCGTCTGTGCGTGTTGCGGTACCGCCCACGCGCGTGCAGGCGCCGTCGGCGGGGATCGACGTCACCGTGGTGCCCGTCGGCGTGCAGCCCGACGGGTTTATGGAGCTGCCGCCGGATGTCTCGATCGCCGGCTGGTACAGATTCGGGTCAGACCCCGGGAGCGAGGCGGGCACCACGGTGATTTCCGCGCACGTCGATTCGCTCGAGTACGGGCTCGGTCCCTTCTCCGCGCTCAGGTCGTTAGCCGGGGGTACGGTCATCTCGGTGACGAGCTCGGATGGGTCGGTGCGTGACTATGTCGTCGAATCGGTGCAGAGTCTCGCGAAGGACGACTTGCCCGTCGACCATGTCTTCGACCGCGAGGGCTCGCCCCGTCTCGTCCTGATCACGTGCGGCGGGCAATTCGACCGCGAGCAGTTGCGCTATTCCGACAACATCATGGTGACGGCGGTGCCGGTTCCATGA
- a CDS encoding alpha/beta fold hydrolase, which produces MPSRPSSLLRAFALGLTVSVLLTGCFWNAERRLEEDVVDELTDAEFYDVPDDTPAGQPGEIVRTKPILSAPLGSLAWRIIYHTTDLAGEDVLASAVLAIPDLPAPDDGYPVVSWGHPTTGAARDCAPSLLFDPFLMMTGIHEFLLAGHAVVATDYPGMAVPGDSSYLIGVTEGNSMLDAVRAARNLDPSIGADVTLWGHSQGGQAALFAAQQAAAGYSPDLTITSVATAAPAADLSQLMTDDLEYMEGVTIASYAFPSYEAAYASRYSKDEIRSVLTDAGASAVDELASLCLLTQGDQLHSLARPLIGSFVSSDPSTTEPWKTMLAENNAGGSPIDVPIFIGQGLADTTVDPTSTESFVESLCAAGESVDYRTYEGISHLLAADASMPHVLSWLRQVESGEAPSTC; this is translated from the coding sequence ATGCCTTCGCGACCGTCGTCATTGCTCCGCGCGTTCGCGCTCGGTCTCACCGTCTCCGTTCTCCTCACCGGGTGTTTTTGGAATGCCGAACGTCGGCTGGAGGAGGATGTCGTCGACGAGCTCACCGACGCGGAGTTCTACGACGTTCCCGACGACACACCGGCAGGGCAGCCGGGAGAGATCGTGCGTACCAAACCGATCCTCTCGGCTCCGCTCGGTTCCCTCGCCTGGCGGATCATTTACCACACGACAGACTTGGCGGGCGAGGACGTGCTCGCTTCTGCGGTGCTCGCGATTCCCGACCTGCCGGCGCCAGACGATGGCTATCCGGTCGTGTCCTGGGGGCATCCCACAACGGGAGCGGCACGGGACTGCGCACCGTCGCTCCTCTTCGATCCGTTCCTCATGATGACGGGCATCCACGAGTTCCTTCTGGCCGGTCACGCGGTCGTCGCCACCGACTATCCGGGGATGGCGGTGCCCGGCGACTCCTCGTATCTCATTGGGGTCACAGAGGGCAACAGCATGCTCGATGCGGTGCGCGCAGCCCGCAACCTCGATCCCTCGATCGGCGCGGATGTCACGCTCTGGGGTCATTCGCAGGGTGGGCAGGCCGCCCTCTTCGCCGCCCAGCAGGCGGCCGCCGGGTATTCCCCCGATCTGACGATCACCTCGGTCGCAACGGCCGCCCCCGCCGCGGATCTGTCCCAGCTCATGACGGACGACCTCGAGTACATGGAGGGTGTGACGATCGCGTCCTACGCCTTCCCGTCCTACGAAGCCGCCTACGCTTCCCGATACTCGAAGGACGAGATTCGATCCGTGTTGACCGATGCGGGGGCATCGGCGGTGGACGAGCTCGCAAGTCTGTGTCTTCTCACCCAGGGCGACCAGTTGCATTCGCTTGCGCGACCGCTCATCGGATCCTTCGTCTCGAGCGACCCGTCGACGACGGAGCCGTGGAAAACGATGCTCGCGGAGAACAACGCCGGCGGTTCACCCATCGATGTACCCATCTTCATTGGGCAGGGGCTCGCCGACACCACGGTCGACCCGACTTCCACCGAGAGTTTTGTCGAGTCGCTGTGCGCTGCGGGGGAGTCCGTCGACTACCGCACCTATGAGGGGATCTCCCACCTCCTCGCCGCAGACGCGTCCATGCCGCATGTCCTGTCGTGGCTGCGTCAGGTTGAGTCCGGAGAAGCCCCCTCTACGTGTTGA
- a CDS encoding FMN reductase, producing MTENTTRKITVVSSGLSQPSSTRLLADRIATATASALDGKGVTTEITVIELRDLAQDITNNLLTGFAPPRLQAAIDTLTESDGLIAVTPVFTTSYSGLFKSFVDVLDPQSITGLPVLLAATGGTERHSLVIDYAMRPLFTYLHAVPVSTGVYAASSDWGSAEDALPRRIERAASELAALVEASDRSQHIRDPFALPEGFSPVGGFGAQ from the coding sequence ATGACAGAGAACACCACACGCAAGATCACCGTTGTCTCGTCCGGCCTCAGCCAGCCGTCGTCGACGCGGTTGCTCGCCGACCGTATTGCGACGGCGACGGCATCCGCCCTCGACGGCAAGGGTGTGACGACGGAGATCACCGTGATCGAGCTGCGCGATCTCGCTCAGGACATCACTAACAACCTGCTCACAGGGTTCGCACCCCCGCGTCTGCAGGCGGCAATTGACACACTCACGGAGTCCGACGGCCTCATCGCTGTGACACCGGTCTTCACGACGAGTTACAGCGGTTTGTTCAAGTCCTTCGTCGACGTGCTCGACCCGCAGTCGATCACGGGTCTGCCCGTGCTTCTCGCGGCGACGGGAGGCACGGAGCGGCACTCGCTCGTCATCGACTACGCGATGCGTCCGCTGTTCACCTACCTCCACGCGGTTCCGGTCTCGACGGGCGTGTACGCCGCCTCGTCGGACTGGGGTAGCGCGGAGGATGCGCTTCCCCGTCGCATCGAGAGGGCCGCGAGCGAGCTCGCCGCCCTCGTCGAGGCAAGCGACCGCTCGCAGCACATCCGCGATCCGTTCGCTCTGCCGGAGGGGTTCAGCCCGGTGGGTGGCTTCGGAGCGCAGTAG
- a CDS encoding LLM class flavin-dependent oxidoreductase codes for MQFGIFTVSDITTDPTDGTTPSENERIKASVAIAKKAEEVGLDVFALGEHHNPPFFSSSPTTTLAYIAAQTTTLQLSTATTLITTNDPVKIAEDYAMLQHLSGGRVDLMMGRGNTGPVYPWFGKDIRDGVDLAIENYALLRRLWSEDVVDWQGKYRTPLQGFTSTPRPLDGVAPFVWHGSIRTPEIAEQAAYYGDGFFANNIFWPKEHYMRLIGYYRQRFEHYGHGTAAQAIVGLGGQAFMAKNSQDAKNQFRPYFDNAPVYGHGPTMEDFTEQTPLVVGSPQEVIDRYAAMREYYGDYQRQLFLVDHAGLPLKTVLEQLDILGEEVVPVLRKELAVNRPAEVPDAPTHASLVAAAYGDGPVREARPNANQGDNLSGSRPYQDSPAPAGSSFGPAATRKAS; via the coding sequence ATGCAGTTCGGAATCTTCACGGTCAGCGACATCACGACCGATCCGACAGACGGCACAACGCCGAGCGAGAACGAGCGGATCAAGGCCAGTGTCGCCATCGCCAAGAAGGCCGAGGAGGTCGGACTCGACGTCTTCGCCCTCGGTGAGCACCACAACCCGCCCTTCTTTTCCTCGAGTCCTACGACGACACTCGCGTACATCGCGGCTCAGACCACGACACTTCAACTGTCGACCGCGACGACACTCATCACTACAAACGACCCGGTGAAAATCGCCGAGGACTACGCGATGCTCCAGCACCTCTCGGGTGGGCGCGTCGACCTCATGATGGGTCGTGGAAACACGGGCCCCGTGTACCCGTGGTTCGGCAAGGACATCCGCGACGGCGTCGACCTCGCGATCGAGAACTACGCCCTCCTGCGCCGATTGTGGAGCGAGGACGTCGTCGACTGGCAGGGGAAGTACCGCACACCGTTGCAGGGGTTCACGTCGACCCCGCGCCCGCTGGACGGAGTTGCGCCGTTCGTGTGGCACGGCAGCATCCGCACTCCGGAGATCGCTGAGCAGGCCGCCTACTACGGTGACGGGTTCTTCGCGAACAACATCTTCTGGCCGAAGGAGCACTACATGCGCCTCATCGGCTACTACCGTCAGCGCTTCGAGCACTACGGTCACGGCACCGCGGCGCAGGCGATTGTCGGTCTCGGTGGTCAGGCGTTTATGGCGAAGAATTCGCAGGACGCGAAGAACCAGTTCCGCCCGTACTTCGACAATGCCCCCGTGTACGGTCACGGCCCGACGATGGAGGACTTCACCGAGCAGACCCCGCTCGTGGTGGGAAGCCCGCAGGAGGTCATCGACCGCTACGCGGCCATGCGCGAGTACTACGGCGACTACCAGCGTCAGCTCTTCCTCGTCGACCACGCAGGGCTGCCGCTCAAGACGGTGCTCGAGCAGCTCGACATCCTGGGTGAGGAGGTTGTCCCGGTGCTCCGAAAGGAGCTCGCGGTGAACCGCCCCGCCGAGGTCCCGGATGCCCCCACCCACGCATCGCTCGTGGCAGCCGCTTACGGCGACGGCCCGGTGCGCGAGGCTCGCCCCAACGCCAACCAGGGCGACAACCTCTCGGGTAGCCGCCCGTATCAGGACTCGCCGGCCCCCGCCGGGTCGTCCTTCGGTCCAGCAGCGACGAGAAAGGCAAGCTGA
- a CDS encoding DedA family protein, which yields MDAVLDWMTSVASAPWLYPVVLVLVVADAFTVVVPSETVVVALASLSFSTGQPALWLLLPTATVGAIIGDNLCFAIGRRLGTTRFAWMRRPKVAAAIAYAAGALERRPAAVILTARYIPFARIATNLTAGATGFPYRRYLPLTVIAGAGWALYNSVIGALFGVWLAENPVLAIVVSVAVAITLGVTIDAVTARWSARAVTRTRPGSEESEPGRTT from the coding sequence ATGGATGCAGTGCTCGACTGGATGACCTCCGTGGCGTCTGCTCCGTGGCTCTACCCCGTGGTCCTCGTCCTTGTTGTCGCGGACGCCTTCACCGTTGTTGTGCCGAGCGAGACCGTTGTTGTCGCCCTCGCGTCGCTCTCATTTTCGACCGGACAACCGGCGCTCTGGTTGCTCCTGCCCACGGCAACCGTTGGCGCGATCATCGGGGACAACCTGTGTTTTGCGATCGGAAGGAGGCTCGGCACCACACGGTTTGCGTGGATGCGCCGCCCCAAGGTTGCCGCCGCGATCGCGTACGCGGCCGGGGCTCTCGAACGCCGACCAGCCGCTGTCATCCTCACCGCTCGCTACATTCCTTTCGCCCGGATCGCCACCAATCTCACGGCGGGCGCAACGGGATTCCCGTATCGGCGATACTTGCCCCTCACCGTCATCGCCGGAGCGGGCTGGGCTCTGTACAACTCCGTGATCGGAGCGCTTTTCGGAGTGTGGCTGGCCGAGAATCCCGTTCTGGCGATCGTCGTGTCGGTGGCCGTGGCGATCACCCTCGGCGTGACGATCGACGCGGTGACCGCGCGCTGGTCGGCCAGGGCGGTAACACGGACGCGGCCCGGCTCGGAAGAGTCCGAACCGGGCCGCACCACGTGA
- the rpsO gene encoding 30S ribosomal protein S15, whose protein sequence is MALEANIKKAIIDEYATHPGDTGSPEVQVAMLTQRIKDLTEHLKEHKHDHHSRRGLLLLVGQRRRLLGYLQDIDIERYRSLIERLGLRR, encoded by the coding sequence ATGGCTCTTGAAGCCAACATCAAGAAGGCGATCATCGACGAATACGCTACCCACCCCGGTGACACCGGATCCCCTGAGGTCCAGGTCGCGATGCTCACACAGCGCATCAAGGACCTGACCGAGCACCTCAAGGAGCACAAGCACGACCACCACTCGCGTCGTGGACTGCTTCTGCTTGTGGGCCAGCGCCGCCGGCTGCTCGGCTACCTCCAGGACATCGACATCGAGCGTTACCGCTCGCTCATCGAGCGCCTGGGGCTGCGCCGCTAG
- the surE gene encoding 5'/3'-nucleotidase SurE, translated as MTHVLITNDDGIDSPGLWELANTAHSLGLDVTVAAPSIQYSGASASILGAHEDGSIAFTERELPALPGIRCFAVDAAPALVTLVAAHGAFGAPPDLVLSGINRGANVGHIILHSGTVGAALTAGVNHARALAVSLDVGIDPLAEHWGAAAPHVRALVPRLLESAAGTVLNLNVPNTESVTILRDADLATFGIVQTTMTDGRDAEGRGVRLSVAEPPGDQDAGSDAALLAEGFATVTSLHSVSEAPVQGFAPEVNT; from the coding sequence ATGACCCATGTGCTCATCACCAACGATGACGGGATCGACTCTCCGGGGTTGTGGGAGTTGGCGAACACCGCGCACTCCCTCGGCCTTGACGTGACGGTTGCGGCACCGAGCATCCAGTACAGCGGAGCGAGCGCGTCGATCCTCGGCGCGCACGAGGACGGGAGTATTGCGTTCACCGAGCGAGAGCTACCGGCGCTCCCGGGCATCCGGTGCTTCGCCGTGGATGCCGCCCCGGCACTTGTCACTCTCGTTGCCGCTCACGGCGCTTTCGGGGCGCCACCGGACCTCGTGCTCTCGGGAATCAACCGCGGAGCGAACGTCGGGCACATCATCCTGCACTCCGGGACGGTCGGTGCCGCTCTCACGGCGGGAGTCAATCACGCGCGGGCGCTTGCCGTGTCTCTCGACGTCGGGATCGATCCACTCGCCGAACACTGGGGTGCCGCGGCACCGCACGTGCGCGCGCTTGTGCCGAGGCTTCTCGAGTCCGCGGCGGGCACCGTGCTCAACCTCAACGTGCCCAACACCGAATCCGTGACGATTTTGCGCGACGCCGACCTAGCCACGTTCGGAATCGTGCAAACCACCATGACCGACGGGCGCGACGCGGAAGGACGCGGGGTGCGTCTGTCGGTAGCCGAACCCCCGGGCGATCAGGATGCCGGGAGCGACGCCGCGCTCCTGGCCGAGGGATTCGCGACCGTAACAAGCCTCCACTCCGTGTCCGAAGCGCCCGTGCAGGGTTTCGCTCCGGAGGTCAACACGTAG
- a CDS encoding MarP family serine protease codes for MSESTVLDVFLVLVILGYVGYGIRAGLSHALFAFGGVVAGGVAAFFLVPIVAAWVPLAEIRPVVTVAVVLVLLALGTTAGAVLGRLARSGVEDTPLSGIDRLAGGLATGVAAALIASVVATSVAQLGIPPLSRAIAGSAVLRTIGTVTPDPVEAWLAQLRAGLIDSGLPVVTDAFGIGEPVIPSIDAGSPELTAAAQSVVRITGNAFACGVAQSGSGFVVSDDRVVTNAHVVAGVTEPVIETPGGQAIAGTVVYFDPIVDLAVIAVPGLDPEPLPLGDTAQPGTDAAVQGYPFGGPFTSIPAGVMNVGVVSVDDIYEISRSPREIYTLASDVNQGNSGGPVLSLNGEVIGVVFAKSADTSRIGYAATMAELDPVADAAAGLTADVSTGQCIR; via the coding sequence GTGAGCGAGTCGACCGTCCTGGATGTGTTCCTCGTCCTGGTGATCCTCGGATACGTCGGTTATGGGATTCGAGCGGGCCTTTCCCACGCACTCTTCGCATTCGGCGGTGTTGTCGCGGGAGGTGTTGCGGCGTTTTTCCTCGTGCCGATCGTTGCTGCGTGGGTGCCGCTGGCGGAGATCCGCCCCGTCGTGACGGTTGCGGTTGTGCTCGTGCTGCTCGCACTCGGAACCACCGCGGGCGCCGTGCTCGGGCGTCTGGCGCGCAGCGGCGTGGAGGACACTCCGCTGAGCGGCATCGATCGCCTGGCAGGAGGTCTTGCGACCGGCGTTGCCGCTGCGCTCATCGCCTCCGTGGTCGCCACCAGCGTCGCCCAGCTCGGGATCCCGCCCCTCTCGCGAGCCATCGCCGGTTCGGCCGTGCTCCGCACGATCGGCACGGTGACTCCCGACCCCGTGGAGGCATGGCTCGCACAACTCCGCGCCGGCCTTATCGATAGTGGCCTCCCGGTCGTCACCGACGCGTTCGGCATCGGTGAGCCTGTCATCCCCTCGATCGATGCGGGATCACCCGAGCTGACGGCCGCGGCACAGTCGGTCGTGCGCATCACCGGGAACGCATTTGCGTGCGGAGTTGCGCAGAGCGGGAGCGGGTTCGTGGTCTCCGACGATCGTGTGGTCACCAACGCCCACGTTGTCGCGGGAGTGACGGAACCGGTTATCGAAACACCCGGCGGCCAAGCGATCGCGGGAACCGTCGTGTACTTCGACCCCATCGTCGATCTCGCCGTCATTGCCGTGCCGGGGCTCGATCCGGAGCCGCTCCCCCTCGGTGACACCGCACAGCCGGGAACGGATGCCGCGGTGCAGGGCTACCCCTTCGGTGGACCGTTTACGTCCATCCCCGCGGGCGTCATGAACGTCGGTGTCGTCTCCGTCGATGACATCTACGAGATTTCCCGGTCACCACGCGAGATCTACACCCTCGCCTCCGACGTCAATCAGGGCAACTCCGGCGGCCCCGTCCTGTCACTGAACGGCGAGGTCATCGGCGTGGTCTTTGCGAAGAGCGCGGACACATCGCGAATCGGGTACGCGGCGACGATGGCCGAGCTCGATCCGGTGGCGGACGCGGCCGCGGGCCTCACCGCGGATGTGTCGACCGGTCAGTGCATCCGCTGA
- a CDS encoding fructosamine kinase family protein, which yields MSDVTKSNPHAPDGFFEAEAAGLRWLADARGATIAHVLDVEPGRIRLERIVEVPPTADAARQFGSALARTHDAGAAAFGTAPDGWDGPLFIGRRSMARASERSWGVFYARDRVLPFLEIALAAGNVTLQEAEVVRRVCQRITAGEFDDGQPPARLHGDLWAGNVLWSAEGVVLIDPAAHGGHRETDLAMLDLFGCPYLELVIDGYQEQHSLMPDWRSRIPLHQLHPLAVHAAGHGRHYGTALHAAAERVMEL from the coding sequence GTGAGCGACGTCACGAAGTCGAACCCGCACGCCCCTGACGGCTTCTTCGAGGCCGAAGCGGCGGGGTTGAGATGGCTCGCGGATGCTCGGGGCGCGACCATCGCGCATGTGCTCGATGTCGAACCCGGTCGTATCCGTCTCGAGCGCATCGTCGAGGTGCCGCCGACGGCGGACGCAGCGCGGCAGTTCGGCTCGGCACTCGCTCGCACGCACGACGCGGGCGCCGCCGCGTTCGGGACAGCGCCCGACGGTTGGGACGGGCCACTCTTCATCGGTCGCAGATCGATGGCACGGGCATCCGAGCGATCGTGGGGTGTCTTCTACGCGCGGGACCGAGTGCTTCCGTTTCTGGAGATCGCTCTCGCCGCGGGTAATGTCACGCTCCAGGAAGCGGAGGTCGTTCGTCGTGTGTGCCAGCGCATCACGGCGGGGGAGTTCGACGACGGACAGCCGCCCGCTCGCCTTCACGGCGACCTCTGGGCGGGAAACGTGCTCTGGTCAGCGGAGGGGGTTGTACTCATCGACCCGGCCGCGCACGGAGGTCACCGCGAGACCGATCTTGCGATGCTCGACCTCTTTGGCTGCCCCTATCTCGAGCTCGTGATCGACGGCTACCAGGAGCAGCATTCGCTGATGCCCGATTGGCGTTCGCGGATTCCCCTGCATCAACTCCACCCCCTCGCCGTGCACGCGGCAGGGCACGGCAGGCACTACGGCACGGCACTGCACGCCGCGGCCGAACGTGTCATGGAGCTGTGA
- a CDS encoding DUF4397 domain-containing protein, producing the protein MHKKLAAGLAAGVVAAVGFAAPAQAISDSTADLYILHAVPDLPVDVWVNGEVLLEDFTPGTLTDAVDLPAGDYEVVITAVDDPITSPAIGPVTLPLAAGTSYTAVAHLAEDGTPTATLFTNDLATLPAGEGRLTVRHVAAAPAVDVLANGAVAFSNLSNPNEAKANLPAGTIEAAVAAAGTTDPVIGPAPVDVQEGVNTIVYAWGSLEDENLDLAVQTIGGLHSTPDGVNSGTAGLAADPDPASVAVGVSAVLALMAVVGIAIVRARRVESAR; encoded by the coding sequence ATGCACAAGAAGCTCGCCGCCGGCCTTGCAGCCGGTGTTGTTGCCGCCGTGGGTTTCGCGGCCCCGGCTCAGGCGATTTCCGATTCGACCGCAGACCTGTACATCCTGCATGCCGTTCCCGACCTGCCCGTCGATGTCTGGGTCAACGGTGAGGTTCTCCTCGAGGACTTCACTCCGGGAACCCTCACGGATGCCGTCGACCTGCCCGCTGGCGACTACGAGGTCGTCATCACGGCGGTGGATGACCCGATCACGAGCCCCGCAATCGGACCCGTCACCCTTCCGCTCGCCGCGGGCACGAGCTACACGGCCGTCGCTCACCTCGCCGAGGACGGCACGCCGACGGCGACTCTCTTCACCAATGACCTCGCCACCCTTCCGGCTGGTGAAGGCCGGCTGACCGTTCGCCACGTTGCTGCGGCCCCCGCGGTGGATGTTCTCGCCAATGGCGCCGTCGCATTCAGCAACCTGAGCAACCCGAACGAGGCCAAGGCAAACCTTCCGGCGGGAACGATCGAGGCCGCCGTCGCCGCAGCGGGCACAACCGACCCGGTCATCGGGCCGGCACCTGTCGACGTGCAGGAGGGTGTGAACACGATCGTCTACGCGTGGGGCAGCCTCGAGGACGAAAACCTCGACCTCGCCGTGCAGACCATCGGTGGACTGCACTCGACCCCCGACGGAGTGAACTCGGGTACGGCGGGCCTTGCCGCAGACCCCGACCCCGCATCGGTTGCCGTCGGCGTTTCCGCAGTGCTCGCCCTCATGGCAGTCGTAGGAATCGCCATCGTTCGGGCTCGCCGCGTCGAGTCAGCTCGATAA
- a CDS encoding 1-phosphofructokinase family hexose kinase encodes MRVVIFAPSPVLTITVEGDADSGEPDVHVHPGGQGVWQARMLRQLGADVTLCGVFTGETGVVQKHLLNDEGIDVIAVDRPGRGGAYIHDRRSGERATMVETGGDSLSRHELDEVYGHVIGAALDADLAILSGPASDDALPAEVYRRLASDLRETGRRVIVDLAGERLVAAIEGRAYLVKVSDEELLADGLITESTTDDISTAIARMRESGVEVIVVTRAEKPLLLLAEDVLSEVSTPHMQVADHRGAGDSLTAGIAAALGRGSTPEEAVRLGAAAGALNVTRHGLGTGDAETIARFTELVDVRQVTGPNDTSEGETP; translated from the coding sequence ATGAGAGTGGTCATCTTCGCCCCCTCCCCCGTACTCACCATAACCGTGGAAGGCGATGCGGACAGCGGCGAGCCGGACGTACACGTCCACCCCGGTGGTCAAGGAGTGTGGCAAGCGAGGATGCTGCGCCAACTCGGCGCAGACGTCACCCTGTGCGGCGTGTTCACAGGCGAAACGGGTGTCGTGCAGAAACACCTCCTGAACGACGAGGGAATCGACGTCATCGCGGTGGATCGGCCGGGTCGGGGCGGTGCATACATTCACGATCGCCGGAGCGGCGAGCGCGCGACGATGGTCGAGACGGGCGGCGACTCCCTCTCGCGACACGAGCTCGACGAAGTGTACGGGCACGTGATCGGGGCCGCACTCGATGCCGACCTCGCGATTCTCTCCGGACCCGCGAGCGACGATGCGCTCCCCGCGGAGGTCTATCGCAGGCTCGCATCGGACCTTCGTGAAACGGGGCGTCGCGTGATCGTTGATCTGGCGGGCGAACGACTGGTCGCCGCGATCGAGGGCCGAGCGTACCTCGTCAAAGTGAGTGACGAAGAACTCCTCGCCGACGGACTCATCACAGAATCGACAACGGACGACATCAGCACGGCCATCGCTCGCATGCGAGAGTCCGGAGTCGAGGTGATCGTTGTCACGAGAGCGGAGAAACCGCTCCTCCTGCTGGCCGAAGACGTACTCAGCGAAGTGTCCACTCCGCACATGCAAGTCGCCGACCATCGCGGTGCCGGCGACTCACTCACCGCAGGAATCGCGGCCGCCCTCGGACGAGGAAGCACACCGGAGGAAGCCGTGCGGCTCGGAGCCGCGGCGGGAGCGCTCAATGTGACACGGCACGGCCTCGGGACGGGAGACGCAGAAACCATTGCCCGATTTACCGAACTCGTCGACGTGCGCCAGGTCACGGGCCCGAACGACACGAGCGAAGGAGAAACACCATGA
- a CDS encoding RNA polymerase sigma factor produces the protein MSTRRDEASRHDDDRLTEAFRRGDERALARVYERWAPLVYTLAVRSLGDVSDAEDVTQKTFVAAWTGRSGYRSDRASLSTWLIAIARNKIADTHEARARIRRLHEQLTSVSTESEWTVEPPDVAETLVVADEIARLEPDAQRVMRLAFFDDLTHQEIAARLEMPLGTVKSHIRRSLHRMRERLEVTHAPHRP, from the coding sequence ATGAGTACACGCCGTGACGAGGCGAGCCGGCACGACGATGATCGGCTGACTGAGGCATTCCGCCGTGGCGACGAACGAGCACTCGCGCGCGTCTACGAGCGTTGGGCCCCGCTTGTCTACACCCTCGCCGTTCGGTCGCTCGGCGATGTGAGCGACGCCGAGGATGTCACCCAGAAGACTTTTGTCGCGGCCTGGACCGGCCGAAGCGGCTACCGATCCGATCGGGCCAGTCTCTCCACCTGGCTGATCGCGATTGCGCGCAACAAGATCGCAGACACGCACGAGGCGCGCGCCCGCATCCGTCGGCTCCACGAGCAATTGACCTCCGTCTCTACCGAGAGTGAATGGACGGTCGAACCTCCCGATGTGGCGGAGACACTTGTGGTGGCCGATGAGATTGCCCGGCTCGAACCCGACGCGCAGCGCGTGATGCGGCTCGCGTTCTTCGATGACCTCACTCATCAGGAGATAGCGGCTCGACTCGAGATGCCCCTCGGCACCGTCAAAAGTCACATCCGGCGTAGTCTGCACCGGATGCGCGAACGTCTGGAGGTGACCCATGCACCACATCGACCCTGA
- a CDS encoding anti-sigma factor, with protein sequence MHHIDPDDLAIIALGETTGMDDQLGHLADCPTCASEVEILARAARVGRSTLDAELLVPSPRVWERIVAEVADAAPAPAAVTPLRRRSWIPLVIAAALAVILGAGGIATWQMLRPVSSVVLASATLDAFPDWPGARGEALVEESPDGARVVRLDIDVPEERNGYTEVWLITSDATKLVSLGTVQGTSGVFPIPDGIDISEYDLVDVSAEPLDGDPAHSGDSIVRGQLTIS encoded by the coding sequence ATGCACCACATCGACCCTGACGATCTCGCAATCATCGCGCTCGGAGAGACGACCGGGATGGATGACCAACTCGGTCACCTCGCGGACTGCCCGACGTGCGCGTCCGAGGTCGAGATCCTCGCTCGCGCCGCGCGGGTGGGTCGCTCCACCCTGGATGCGGAGCTTCTCGTCCCTTCCCCTCGTGTGTGGGAACGCATCGTCGCGGAGGTCGCCGACGCGGCTCCCGCTCCGGCCGCGGTTACGCCCCTACGCCGTCGCTCGTGGATTCCCCTTGTCATTGCCGCCGCCCTGGCCGTGATCCTGGGCGCTGGCGGAATTGCGACGTGGCAGATGTTGCGGCCCGTCTCATCGGTGGTGCTCGCATCGGCGACGCTCGACGCGTTTCCGGACTGGCCGGGTGCTCGCGGGGAGGCACTCGTCGAGGAGAGCCCGGACGGCGCCCGGGTCGTGCGGCTCGACATCGACGTCCCCGAGGAGAGAAACGGCTACACCGAGGTGTGGCTCATCACGTCGGATGCCACCAAGCTCGTCAGCCTGGGAACGGTCCAGGGCACGTCGGGTGTGTTCCCCATCCCGGATGGCATCGACATCTCCGAATACGATCTCGTGGACGTGTCTGCCGAGCCCCTCGATGGGGATCCAGCGCACTCCGGGGACTCGATCGTGCGGGGTCAGCTCACGATCTCGTAG